The following proteins come from a genomic window of Pseudomonas sp. MAG733B:
- a CDS encoding HDOD domain-containing protein → MTEVALAPASPHAPSVIRLLLGKLGIAYEEVLDHHGLNPARKVQAVLLDDAVGALMVLFPQSQLLDLNRLTELTGRRLTAVPTERLEKMLGKHNLSLLPGLPSLTSSPCLYEESLLREPKVLVNSGEPGVLLEITSEAFKSMLNKASAANFGENLSSIRPNLDRPDDDREEITQAVQAFTARRIQQRLEATIEIPPLAETAQKIIKLRVDPNATIDDITGVVETDPALAAQVVSWAASPYYASPGKIRSVEDAIVRVLGFDLVINLALGLALGKTLSLPKDHPQHSTPYWQQSIYTAAVIEGLTRAMPRTQRPEAGLTYLAGLLHNFGYLLLAHVFPPHFSLICRHLEVNPHLCHSYIEQHLLGISREQIGSWLMRYWDMPDELATALRFQHDPAYDGPSAEYPNLVCLSVRLLRSRGIGSGPDEDIPDALLERLGLTRDKANDVVSKVLEAEVLLRELASQFSQG, encoded by the coding sequence ATGACCGAAGTTGCCCTCGCACCCGCCTCCCCGCACGCTCCGTCGGTTATTCGGCTGCTGCTGGGCAAACTGGGCATCGCCTACGAAGAGGTCCTGGATCATCACGGCTTGAACCCGGCGCGCAAGGTCCAGGCCGTCCTGCTCGATGACGCCGTCGGCGCGCTCATGGTGCTGTTCCCGCAGAGCCAGTTGCTCGACCTCAACCGCCTTACCGAACTCACTGGCCGCCGCCTCACCGCGGTGCCAACCGAGCGTCTGGAAAAGATGCTTGGCAAGCACAACCTGAGCTTGCTGCCCGGTCTACCATCGCTGACCAGCTCGCCGTGCCTGTATGAAGAAAGCCTGCTGCGCGAGCCCAAAGTGCTAGTCAACTCGGGCGAGCCGGGCGTGCTGCTGGAAATCACCAGCGAAGCCTTCAAGTCCATGCTGAACAAGGCCAGTGCCGCCAACTTCGGTGAAAACCTGAGCAGCATCCGCCCGAACCTCGACCGCCCCGACGATGACCGCGAGGAAATCACCCAGGCCGTTCAAGCGTTCACCGCGCGGCGCATCCAGCAACGCCTGGAAGCGACCATCGAAATTCCGCCATTGGCCGAAACCGCGCAGAAGATCATCAAGCTGCGCGTGGACCCCAACGCCACCATCGACGACATCACCGGCGTGGTCGAAACCGACCCGGCGCTGGCCGCGCAAGTAGTGAGCTGGGCGGCATCGCCGTACTACGCTTCGCCGGGCAAGATTCGTTCGGTGGAAGACGCCATCGTGCGGGTGCTGGGCTTCGACCTGGTGATCAACCTGGCGCTGGGCCTGGCCCTGGGCAAAACCCTCAGCCTGCCCAAAGACCACCCGCAGCACAGCACGCCGTACTGGCAGCAATCGATCTACACCGCTGCCGTCATCGAAGGCCTGACCCGCGCCATGCCGCGCACCCAGCGCCCGGAAGCCGGCCTGACTTACCTCGCCGGCCTGCTGCACAACTTTGGCTACCTGCTGCTGGCTCACGTGTTCCCGCCGCACTTCTCGCTGATCTGCCGTCACCTGGAGGTCAACCCGCACCTGTGCCACAGCTACATCGAGCAACACCTGCTGGGCATCAGCCGCGAACAGATCGGCTCGTGGCTGATGCGCTACTGGGACATGCCCGATGAACTGGCCACCGCGCTGCGCTTCCAGCACGACCCGGCCTACGACGGCCCTTCCGCCGAATACCCGAACCTGGTGTGCCTGTCAGTGCGCCTGCTGCGCAGCCGTGGCATCGGCTCCGGCCCCGACGAAGACATCCCCGACGCGCTGCTCGAACGCCTGGGCCTGACCCGCGACAAAGCCAACGACGTGGTCAGCAAAGTCCTCGAAGCCGAAGTGCTGCTGCGCGAACTGGCCTCGCAATTCTCCCAAGGCTAA
- a CDS encoding DUF6861 domain-containing protein: MFVWQIVPTWHEIENRITHDMGYQGGASYRTHFNEPAPSRALNIRRISSVRSAFTQAEWEASRLLRQRFADLDIASILNELIGVVTQMAMIVAGSVLAGGAIGAGAGSFLAGAGAIPMGAAGAAMGLQVSTWILGILGLTSIAEFFVEGLPRIGEYYLRGIKIAWNGTRGERGLEPFRQDDSSALHSAAHEIALGHVEVVVLLLGAIVAYITRGRGNAGVLAQEMRASRKGARLGEWMLKHEDALKKRPDLQTSAPRRGALSSLEPMPPTSRPPGKDKNAPRDKPNAMPLHKVECFKADKLPTSKIGEFERQLKGQEDGLNRLTVDEYLENIANPVKRSRATATQAREALEAQLQKRFQGEFSQTMDVFDAEDAAIRKAKETMSNLAGLHNPDLSAGGKDVIADFGDRQVNSSIGPQWRPKNANLKAAAEGVPPSMRESTFLNVKLHKC, from the coding sequence ATGTTTGTATGGCAAATCGTGCCCACATGGCACGAGATTGAAAATCGTATAACCCATGATATGGGCTACCAGGGAGGTGCCAGCTATCGCACGCATTTCAACGAGCCTGCCCCCTCTCGCGCTCTCAATATCCGTCGTATCAGCAGCGTCAGGTCTGCATTCACTCAGGCCGAGTGGGAAGCTAGCCGCTTACTGAGGCAACGTTTCGCTGACCTCGATATCGCCAGCATCCTCAACGAACTGATCGGCGTCGTTACTCAAATGGCAATGATCGTCGCGGGCAGTGTGCTGGCCGGTGGAGCAATCGGCGCGGGTGCAGGCTCATTTCTCGCAGGGGCAGGTGCCATTCCCATGGGCGCTGCGGGTGCCGCAATGGGGTTGCAGGTCAGCACGTGGATTTTGGGAATCCTCGGCCTCACGTCCATTGCCGAGTTTTTCGTCGAGGGCTTACCTCGCATTGGCGAGTATTACTTGCGCGGCATCAAAATCGCGTGGAACGGCACGCGCGGCGAGAGAGGATTAGAGCCATTCAGGCAGGACGATTCTTCTGCCCTTCACAGTGCCGCCCATGAAATTGCACTTGGCCATGTGGAGGTTGTCGTCCTGCTGCTGGGCGCCATCGTTGCGTACATCACACGCGGTCGAGGTAATGCGGGCGTCCTTGCTCAGGAAATGCGAGCCAGCCGTAAAGGTGCGCGGTTAGGCGAATGGATGCTCAAGCATGAGGACGCCCTGAAAAAACGACCCGACCTGCAAACTTCAGCACCACGCAGGGGCGCACTGAGCTCGCTGGAGCCAATGCCGCCAACAAGTCGACCACCTGGAAAAGACAAAAACGCACCCCGTGACAAACCGAACGCCATGCCGCTTCATAAAGTCGAATGCTTCAAAGCAGATAAGCTGCCGACGTCTAAAATCGGTGAATTCGAACGGCAGTTGAAGGGGCAAGAAGACGGATTGAATCGGCTGACGGTTGATGAGTATCTGGAGAATATTGCTAATCCGGTGAAGCGAAGCAGAGCTACCGCGACTCAAGCCCGAGAGGCTTTGGAAGCTCAATTGCAAAAGCGCTTTCAAGGTGAGTTTTCGCAAACTATGGACGTATTCGACGCCGAAGATGCTGCCATCAGAAAAGCCAAGGAAACAATGTCAAATCTTGCAGGACTGCATAATCCCGATCTGAGCGCCGGTGGGAAAGATGTCATCGCCGATTTTGGTGATCGACAAGTCAACTCCAGTATCGGTCCGCAGTGGAGACCGAAAAACGCAAATTTGAAGGCTGCAGCTGAAGGCGTTCCTCCATCAATGCGCGAGTCAACTTTCCTGAATGTAAAACTGCATAAATGCTAA
- a CDS encoding LysR substrate-binding domain-containing protein: MTLTELRYIVTLAQEQHFGHAAERCHVSQPTLSVGVKKLEDELGVLIFERSKSAVRLTPVGEGIVAQAQKVLEQAQGIRELAQAGKNQLTAPLKVGAIYTVGPYLFPHLIPQLHRVAPQMPLYIEENFTHVLRDKLRNGELDAIIIALPFSEADVLTLQLYDEPFYVLMPAQHPWTQKESIDASLLNDKSLLLLGEGHCFRDQVLEACPTLTKGNDGAKHTTVESSSLETIRHMVASGLGISILPLSAVDSHHYAPGVIEVRPLSAPVPYRTVAIAWRASFPRPKAIEILADSIRLCSVAKPSAQVVAG; the protein is encoded by the coding sequence ATGACTCTCACAGAATTACGCTACATCGTTACCCTCGCCCAAGAGCAGCATTTCGGCCACGCGGCCGAGCGTTGCCACGTCAGCCAGCCGACCCTGTCGGTGGGTGTGAAAAAGCTTGAAGACGAACTCGGTGTGCTGATTTTCGAGCGCAGCAAAAGCGCCGTGCGCCTGACCCCGGTCGGCGAAGGCATTGTGGCCCAGGCACAAAAAGTCCTGGAACAAGCCCAAGGCATTCGCGAACTGGCCCAGGCCGGCAAGAACCAACTGACCGCACCGCTGAAAGTCGGCGCGATCTACACCGTCGGCCCCTACCTGTTCCCGCACCTGATCCCGCAACTGCACCGGGTCGCTCCGCAGATGCCGTTGTACATCGAAGAAAACTTCACCCACGTGCTGCGCGACAAACTGCGCAACGGCGAACTCGACGCGATCATCATCGCCCTGCCGTTCAGCGAAGCCGACGTCCTGACCCTCCAACTCTACGACGAGCCGTTCTACGTCCTGATGCCGGCCCAGCACCCTTGGACGCAAAAAGAATCCATCGACGCCAGCCTGCTCAACGACAAGAGCCTGCTGCTGCTCGGCGAAGGCCACTGCTTCCGCGATCAAGTGCTGGAAGCCTGCCCGACGCTGACCAAAGGCAACGACGGCGCCAAGCACACCACGGTCGAGTCCAGCTCGCTGGAAACCATTCGGCATATGGTCGCATCCGGCCTGGGCATTTCGATCCTGCCGCTGTCGGCGGTCGACAGCCATCACTACGCTCCTGGCGTGATCGAAGTCCGGCCATTGTCGGCGCCAGTGCCGTACCGCACCGTGGCCATCGCCTGGCGTGCGAGTTTCCCGCGTCCGAAAGCCATTGAAATCCTCGCTGACTCCATTCGCCTGTGCTCGGTGGCCAAGCCGTCCGCGCAGGTGGTGGCGGGCTAA
- a CDS encoding DUF2931 family protein: MNNAARLIKKVTVLLFGLVLSGCTQCFAQSSNHEGWFLGFGAPDYMEVWIETADVVDIQERVFRRAGAGIASIQTPPDNKGKPAGWPENPGGGKGRDVTGADLPRLIYVRWQSLAEPQTYEAYIVIPESAREIMRKPEKAFCRADAKWITDYRNDIGIGLAPGGIAKVWLGGPCLKSIEIARVVGTISKKGPSQGKNEGRYALPLSPESQAYIEKFGIPYDSW; the protein is encoded by the coding sequence ATGAATAACGCTGCCCGACTCATCAAAAAAGTCACAGTTCTGCTTTTCGGGTTGGTGTTATCGGGTTGCACGCAATGCTTTGCGCAATCATCTAATCATGAGGGATGGTTCTTGGGCTTTGGAGCCCCGGATTACATGGAGGTTTGGATTGAAACGGCGGACGTCGTAGATATTCAGGAGCGTGTTTTTCGTCGAGCAGGCGCCGGAATTGCTTCGATACAAACACCACCGGATAACAAAGGGAAGCCCGCTGGCTGGCCCGAGAATCCAGGTGGTGGCAAAGGCCGAGACGTCACTGGCGCCGACTTACCCCGCCTGATTTACGTGCGCTGGCAATCCCTGGCCGAACCGCAAACCTATGAGGCCTACATCGTCATTCCCGAATCCGCTCGGGAAATCATGCGCAAACCTGAAAAGGCTTTTTGCAGAGCGGATGCCAAGTGGATTACCGACTACCGCAACGATATCGGTATTGGCCTGGCACCCGGAGGCATCGCCAAGGTCTGGCTGGGTGGGCCCTGCCTGAAGTCGATTGAAATAGCTCGGGTAGTCGGCACCATCAGCAAAAAAGGACCGTCTCAGGGAAAAAATGAAGGCCGATATGCATTGCCTTTATCACCGGAGTCGCAAGCCTACATCGAAAAATTCGGGATCCCTTATGACTCTTGGTAA
- the tssI gene encoding type VI secretion system tip protein TssI/VgrG — protein sequence MNLVPALHNLQFRHDHRIFQDQTVPQIITQVLKRHGILADAFAFHVKTGAPRNYCTQYGETDFEFVQRLCAEDGIAWHHQHSREGHLLVFTDDQTYFPKLGETPYLDGSGMVAEHPVVSRFSRRFSMRTSGTTQRHYDRKRPNRLLESRVSTELWPALEDYRYPLFSENENHGKQLARQTLERHRVDYQLAEGTSDQPYLRSGHFFNLTDHPRETCNDLWLLLSVSHHGKQPQVLEESITSIRESEDDFTQGYRNSFSAIPWDVFYRPPLPSQRTPLVCQTARVTGPPGQEIYCDDYGRVKVEFHWDRAERNNEHSSCWLRVSTGWAGEGFGAVTVPRVGMEVIVTYLDGNPDYPLITGCLPNRVMSQPYPLPENKTRTVLRSRSSPHNGGYNELSIEDRAGQELVYLRAQRDMEQKVGNDSRLEVGNERRETIKGNSISVLEAEEHHTVNGDRKVRVNTDDYLHASNHYTNVDQTLVVEAGQHVHIKAGSNLVVDGGESITLKAGGHHIVMNANGIFSSSEIKVGGSPRTGKPAQALLVVPAAGLLASVMPAPSAEQDWAELEEEEEEVELQGITLRIGVFFDGTGNNKANSETVAACYAPDVDLAEVAEDIRQHCARYGYDGDGSSPDNSYGNDVSNIARLYELYTDHSYSLVPETSKTASIAVYIDGIGTRHNKTDSIHSQMMGIGETGVVARVEQSPEKIVKQLRLLQKQNPNVIIEKIEFDIFGFSRGAAAARHFANEVLKGEHSILANALPPGSPALSGSFNWRLNAEVTINFIGLFDTVAAIANPLRFDFTLSNNNNPGVNLMLPDGCANKVVHLVARDEIRENFALNSLGSLDIVLPGVHSDLGGGYLPRAREKLLLSKPATSEISRGMEETRSFAYLSAEKEMRAWYDKGVIDFDGSRKELRVVLWDRPIEPSREHPYPRKKLFAAAGIERQVHGELSLVYLRIMRELAIKHDVPFKVIPDIPTLVLPEELVPIHKKLQAYALGESPAPGLMISEVELLRRRYIHLSAHWNAAKGLNSSDMSVIFINRPTEKLQRVVHPNE from the coding sequence GTGAACCTGGTGCCGGCCCTGCACAATTTGCAGTTCAGGCACGATCACCGGATTTTTCAAGACCAGACGGTGCCGCAAATCATCACCCAGGTACTCAAGCGGCACGGCATCCTGGCCGACGCTTTTGCCTTCCACGTCAAGACCGGAGCCCCTCGTAACTATTGCACTCAGTACGGGGAAACGGATTTCGAGTTTGTCCAACGCCTGTGTGCCGAGGACGGTATCGCATGGCATCACCAACATTCCCGCGAAGGTCATCTGCTGGTATTTACCGATGACCAGACTTACTTCCCAAAACTGGGAGAAACGCCGTATCTGGATGGCTCTGGAATGGTGGCGGAGCATCCGGTCGTCAGCCGGTTCTCCAGACGTTTCAGCATGCGCACCAGCGGTACCACACAGCGGCACTATGACCGGAAACGTCCGAACCGTTTGCTGGAAAGTCGTGTGTCCACCGAACTCTGGCCGGCGCTGGAGGACTATCGTTACCCGCTGTTCAGCGAAAACGAAAACCACGGCAAACAACTGGCCCGGCAGACGCTTGAGCGACACCGTGTTGACTATCAATTGGCGGAGGGCACAAGCGATCAACCGTACTTGCGCAGCGGTCATTTTTTCAACCTGACGGACCATCCGCGCGAAACCTGCAACGATCTATGGCTACTGCTCAGCGTAAGCCACCACGGCAAACAGCCTCAGGTCCTGGAAGAATCGATCACCAGCATTCGCGAATCTGAAGATGACTTTACCCAGGGTTATCGCAACAGCTTCAGCGCTATTCCCTGGGATGTGTTCTATCGCCCGCCGCTGCCCTCGCAAAGAACGCCGCTGGTTTGCCAGACCGCCCGCGTCACCGGGCCTCCCGGCCAGGAGATTTATTGCGATGACTATGGTCGCGTCAAAGTCGAATTTCATTGGGATCGCGCCGAGCGCAACAACGAGCACAGCAGTTGCTGGTTAAGGGTTTCAACCGGCTGGGCGGGGGAAGGTTTTGGTGCGGTCACCGTTCCGCGTGTCGGCATGGAAGTGATCGTCACCTATCTGGACGGAAACCCCGACTACCCGCTCATCACCGGTTGCTTGCCTAACAGGGTCATGTCGCAGCCCTACCCTTTGCCCGAAAACAAAACCAGAACCGTACTGCGCAGCCGCAGCTCACCGCATAACGGCGGCTACAACGAACTGTCGATCGAAGATCGCGCCGGGCAAGAGTTGGTCTACCTGCGCGCCCAGCGGGATATGGAACAGAAGGTCGGCAACGACAGCCGACTGGAAGTGGGCAACGAACGCCGGGAAACCATCAAGGGCAACAGCATTTCGGTACTGGAGGCGGAAGAACATCACACCGTCAACGGCGATCGCAAGGTCCGGGTGAACACCGATGACTACCTGCACGCCTCCAACCATTACACCAACGTTGATCAAACGCTCGTCGTCGAAGCCGGGCAGCACGTGCACATCAAGGCAGGCTCAAACCTTGTAGTGGACGGTGGCGAAAGCATTACTTTGAAGGCGGGTGGTCACCATATCGTGATGAACGCCAACGGCATATTCAGCAGCAGCGAGATCAAGGTCGGCGGTTCACCCAGAACGGGTAAACCCGCTCAGGCGCTATTGGTGGTGCCCGCTGCCGGCTTGCTGGCGTCCGTCATGCCTGCGCCATCGGCAGAGCAAGATTGGGCTGAGCTGGAGGAAGAGGAAGAAGAGGTCGAGCTGCAAGGGATTACCCTGCGGATCGGCGTTTTCTTCGATGGCACGGGCAACAACAAGGCCAACAGCGAAACCGTCGCGGCCTGCTATGCCCCTGATGTGGATTTGGCCGAGGTTGCGGAAGACATCCGGCAGCATTGCGCAAGGTATGGGTACGACGGGGATGGGAGCTCGCCGGATAATAGTTATGGGAATGATGTGAGTAATATTGCCCGGCTGTATGAACTCTACACCGATCACTCATACAGCTTGGTGCCGGAAACCTCGAAAACCGCATCGATCGCGGTTTACATCGACGGAATTGGTACCAGGCACAATAAAACAGACTCCATACATTCACAAATGATGGGTATAGGCGAAACAGGTGTAGTTGCTCGCGTAGAACAAAGTCCGGAAAAAATCGTGAAGCAGCTGCGTTTGCTGCAAAAGCAAAACCCCAACGTAATCATCGAAAAAATAGAATTCGATATCTTTGGTTTCAGCCGGGGCGCCGCAGCGGCGCGACATTTTGCTAATGAAGTACTCAAGGGCGAGCACAGCATTTTGGCGAACGCACTGCCGCCCGGCTCCCCCGCTTTATCCGGCAGCTTCAACTGGCGCCTTAACGCTGAAGTCACCATCAACTTTATCGGCCTGTTCGATACCGTCGCTGCGATCGCCAACCCTTTGCGTTTCGATTTCACACTCAGCAACAACAATAATCCCGGCGTCAATTTGATGCTTCCCGATGGCTGCGCCAATAAAGTGGTGCATCTGGTTGCCCGTGACGAAATCCGTGAAAACTTTGCCCTCAATAGTCTCGGTAGTCTGGATATCGTCCTGCCCGGCGTGCACTCGGACCTCGGCGGCGGCTACCTGCCGAGAGCCAGAGAAAAGCTCCTGTTGAGTAAACCGGCAACGAGCGAGATCAGTCGAGGCATGGAAGAGACCCGCAGTTTTGCCTACCTATCCGCCGAGAAGGAAATGCGCGCGTGGTATGACAAAGGCGTGATCGATTTCGATGGTTCCCGCAAAGAACTAAGAGTGGTGCTCTGGGATAGACCGATAGAGCCTTCTAGGGAACATCCCTACCCGCGGAAAAAGCTTTTTGCGGCTGCCGGCATCGAACGCCAGGTGCATGGCGAACTGTCGTTGGTGTACTTGCGCATCATGCGTGAACTGGCGATCAAGCATGATGTGCCCTTCAAGGTTATCCCCGATATTCCAACTTTAGTGTTACCCGAAGAGTTGGTGCCTATCCATAAAAAACTCCAGGCGTACGCGTTGGGGGAATCACCAGCTCCCGGCTTGATGATCAGTGAAGTGGAACTGTTACGCCGTCGCTATATCCACCTTTCCGCTCACTGGAACGCAGCCAAAGGCCTAAACAGCAGCGACATGAGTGTAATTTTTATCAATCGGCCTACAGAAAAACTCCAGCGCGTGGTGCACCCCAATGAATAA
- the recG gene encoding ATP-dependent DNA helicase RecG gives MTELSQVSVTALKGVGDAMAEKLAKVGLENLQDVLFHLPLRYQDRTRVVPIGALRPGQDAVVEGTVSGADVVMGRRRSLVVRLQDGTGGLSLRFYHFSNAQKEGLKRGTRVRCYGEARPGASGLEIYHPEYRAITGDEPPPVDETLTPVYPLTEGLTQQRLRQLCMQTLTLLGPSSLPDWLPTELARDYQLAPLADAIRYLHNPPADADVDELALGHHWAQHRLAFEELLTHQLSQQRLRESMRSLRAPAMPKATQLPAKYLANLGFNPTGAQQRVGNEIAYDLSQREPMLRLIQGDVGAGKTVVAALAALQALEAGYQVALMAPTEILAEQHFITFKRWLEPLGIEVAWLAGKLKGKNRVAALEQIASGTPMVVGTHALFQDEVQFKNLALVIIDEQHRFGVQQRLALRQKGVGGRMCPHQLIMTATPIPRTLAMSAYADLDTSILDELPPGRTPVNTVLITDTRRVEVIERVRSACAEGRQAYWVCTLIEESEELTCQAAETTYEDLTAALGELKVGLIHGRMKPVEKAAVMAEFKAGNLQLLVATTVIEVGVDVPNASLMIIENPERLGLAQLHQLRGRVGRGSAASHCVLLYHPPLSQIGRQRLGIMRETNDGFVIAEKDLELRGPGEMLGTRQTGLLQFKVADLMRDADLLPAVRDAAQALLERWPDHVSPLLDRWLRHGQQYGQV, from the coding sequence ATGACCGAGTTGTCGCAAGTGTCGGTGACGGCACTCAAGGGTGTCGGCGATGCCATGGCCGAGAAACTGGCCAAGGTCGGCCTGGAAAATCTCCAGGACGTACTGTTTCACCTGCCGCTGCGCTATCAGGACCGCACGCGTGTGGTGCCGATCGGTGCGCTGCGTCCAGGGCAAGATGCCGTGGTCGAAGGCACCGTCAGCGGCGCCGACGTGGTCATGGGCCGTCGCCGCAGTTTGGTCGTCCGCCTGCAGGACGGCACCGGCGGGCTCAGCCTGCGCTTCTACCACTTCAGCAACGCACAGAAAGAAGGTCTTAAACGCGGCACGCGAGTCCGCTGCTACGGTGAAGCGCGGCCCGGCGCTTCGGGGCTGGAAATCTACCACCCGGAATACCGCGCCATCACCGGTGACGAACCACCGCCCGTGGATGAAACTCTGACGCCGGTGTATCCGCTCACCGAAGGCCTGACGCAGCAGCGCTTGCGCCAACTGTGCATGCAAACCCTGACGTTGCTCGGCCCGAGCAGCCTGCCCGACTGGCTGCCGACCGAACTGGCCCGCGACTATCAACTCGCGCCGCTGGCCGATGCGATCCGCTACCTGCACAACCCGCCGGCCGATGCCGATGTCGACGAACTCGCCCTCGGTCATCACTGGGCCCAGCATCGCCTGGCCTTCGAAGAACTGCTGACCCATCAACTGTCGCAACAACGCCTGCGCGAAAGCATGCGTTCGTTGCGCGCGCCAGCCATGCCCAAAGCTACACAGCTGCCGGCCAAATACCTGGCCAATCTCGGCTTCAACCCGACTGGTGCCCAGCAGCGGGTCGGCAATGAAATCGCCTACGACCTCAGTCAGCGCGAGCCCATGTTGCGGCTGATTCAGGGCGACGTCGGCGCGGGCAAAACCGTGGTCGCCGCACTCGCCGCGCTCCAGGCCTTGGAAGCCGGTTATCAGGTCGCGTTGATGGCGCCCACCGAGATTCTCGCCGAGCAGCACTTCATCACCTTCAAGCGCTGGCTTGAACCGCTGGGCATTGAAGTCGCGTGGCTGGCCGGCAAGCTCAAGGGCAAGAATCGCGTGGCCGCGCTGGAACAAATCGCCAGCGGCACACCGATGGTGGTCGGCACTCACGCGCTGTTCCAGGACGAAGTGCAATTCAAGAATCTGGCGTTGGTGATCATCGACGAACAGCACCGCTTCGGCGTGCAACAGCGGCTGGCGTTGCGGCAGAAAGGCGTCGGCGGACGCATGTGCCCGCACCAATTGATCATGACCGCCACGCCGATCCCGCGCACGCTGGCCATGAGCGCCTACGCCGATCTCGACACCTCGATCCTCGACGAATTGCCGCCCGGCCGAACCCCGGTCAACACCGTGCTGATCACCGACACCCGGCGCGTCGAAGTCATCGAACGGGTGCGCAGCGCCTGTGCAGAAGGGCGTCAGGCGTATTGGGTGTGCACGCTGATTGAAGAGTCGGAAGAGCTGACCTGCCAGGCAGCGGAAACCACCTATGAAGACCTCACCGCCGCCCTTGGCGAGTTGAAGGTCGGGCTGATCCATGGCCGCATGAAGCCCGTCGAAAAAGCTGCGGTGATGGCCGAGTTCAAGGCCGGCAACCTGCAACTGCTAGTCGCCACCACGGTGATTGAAGTGGGCGTGGACGTGCCCAACGCCAGCCTGATGATCATCGAAAACCCCGAACGCCTGGGCCTGGCGCAACTGCACCAGTTGCGCGGCCGAGTCGGCCGGGGCAGCGCGGCCAGCCATTGCGTGCTGCTCTACCATCCGCCGCTGTCGCAGATCGGCCGTCAGCGCCTGGGCATCATGCGCGAAACCAACGACGGCTTCGTCATCGCCGAAAAGGATCTCGAACTGCGCGGCCCCGGCGAAATGCTCGGCACGCGGCAAACGGGTCTGCTTCAATTCAAGGTCGCCGACCTGATGCGCGACGCCGACCTGCTACCCGCCGTGCGTGACGCTGCTCAAGCTTTGCTGGAACGTTGGCCGGACCACGTCAGCCCATTACTCGACCGCTGGCTGCGCCACGGGCAGCAATACGGCCAAGTGTGA
- a CDS encoding helicase produces MKFRFLLWMLGLLMGKASRTNPAFQQQLGDKELVFQLQTLDGKVARHFRVKDQRITSKAGVIAEPAFAIAFKDAAYGFATMQAKNKQLAFMTGIQDKSIQIKGNPALVIWFQGLAKYLKPKKKPAAK; encoded by the coding sequence ATGAAATTTCGTTTTCTGTTGTGGATGCTGGGTTTGTTGATGGGCAAGGCCAGCCGGACCAATCCTGCGTTCCAGCAGCAATTGGGTGACAAGGAGTTGGTGTTTCAGCTGCAAACCCTGGACGGGAAAGTGGCGCGGCATTTCCGCGTGAAGGATCAGCGCATCACCAGCAAGGCCGGGGTGATTGCCGAGCCTGCGTTTGCCATTGCCTTTAAAGATGCCGCGTACGGCTTTGCCACGATGCAGGCGAAGAACAAGCAGTTGGCGTTCATGACGGGGATTCAGGACAAGTCGATTCAGATCAAGGGCAACCCGGCGCTGGTGATCTGGTTCCAGGGGTTGGCCAAGTATTTGAAGCCGAAGAAAAAGCCTGCTGCTAAATGA
- a CDS encoding energy transducer TonB, with the protein MITTRHKLTRYSGSLAVVLGVHALAIALAVNWTAHPPIELPPQAMMVELAPVPAPPPPAPPKVITPPQPPAPVEELPIPKLAEAPKAEIAVPKPVKPKPKPQPPKPVEKKPEPPKEKPSEAKPSEAPPTPSQTEKSAQPVPGPSAAQVAAKASWQGTLLAHLAKYKKYPASAQARGKQGTNRLRFVVDAEGNVLSYELVGASGTADLDRATLDMIRRAQPLPKPPADMLNNGSIEIVAPFVYSLENRRR; encoded by the coding sequence CGTTACAGCGGTAGCCTGGCCGTGGTGCTGGGCGTTCACGCGCTGGCCATCGCGCTGGCCGTGAACTGGACCGCCCACCCGCCCATCGAATTGCCGCCCCAGGCAATGATGGTCGAGCTGGCGCCGGTTCCGGCCCCGCCACCGCCTGCACCGCCGAAGGTCATAACGCCGCCACAGCCACCGGCACCGGTGGAAGAACTGCCGATACCGAAGCTCGCCGAAGCACCGAAGGCCGAGATCGCGGTGCCCAAACCGGTCAAGCCCAAGCCGAAGCCTCAGCCGCCCAAGCCTGTGGAGAAAAAACCGGAGCCGCCGAAGGAAAAGCCGTCCGAGGCAAAACCGAGCGAAGCGCCACCGACTCCGTCACAAACTGAGAAATCCGCTCAGCCTGTACCGGGTCCATCGGCTGCTCAGGTCGCGGCCAAGGCCAGTTGGCAAGGCACCCTGCTCGCGCATTTGGCCAAGTACAAAAAGTACCCGGCCAGCGCGCAGGCGCGGGGCAAGCAAGGCACGAACCGTCTGCGTTTCGTAGTGGATGCCGAAGGCAACGTGCTGTCGTACGAACTGGTAGGCGCGTCCGGCACTGCGGATCTGGATCGGGCCACGCTCGATATGATCCGCCGCGCCCAGCCGTTGCCAAAACCACCGGCCGACATGCTGAACAACGGCTCCATCGAAATCGTTGCACCGTTTGTTTACTCGCTGGAAAACCGCCGGCGCTGA